From Pan troglodytes isolate AG18354 chromosome 1, NHGRI_mPanTro3-v2.0_pri, whole genome shotgun sequence:
GAGGTGTGGGGAGGAGGGTCCTAGGCTAGAGGGGGTATCCCTAGTTAGACTTTGGGAAGCCACCTTCAATGTTTTCTGGAACAAGGAaggtacaaataaaaaaaaaaaactttggaaagCACTTTCTAGAACTGAAGAAGGTAAAACCTCCTCACCCCCATCCTCCTGACACCTCCCTCCCACACTCCATAAACTGGACAGACTCACAAGCCCACAGATTCCTCTTCTGGAGTTTATTTGGGAGCAGCTGGGATGATGGGGACCCCACATCCATAGGGCTGGGAGGTCAGGGCAAGGGCaaggggaagaggaaagaagggTGCCTGGAGAGGAGCAGAACTGGGGTTGCCGGCCAGGCCAGCAGAGCGACACCCTAGACCGGGCCGTAGAAGCGCCGATAGGCCTCCTGAAAGCCGATGTGGTCAGCCAACTCGTCACAGTCCGGATTGAGCTCACACACctccctcctgggctccagggtaTCCGGGTAGGGGACTGGGGCTCTGAGACACCCGACGTGGTGGCATCAGCCCCTGTGCAAAATGCCCATCCCTCCTCTCCCTACACATGGGGCTCCAGGGTGCCCACCAGGGCAGGCTGCCTGTACCCCCACCACAACCCAGAGAGGCCACTCCCTGCTGCAGCTCCCCCACAGACCATCCCGGAGAGGCAGGGCCTTGGCCCAGCTCTGCCTTTTCTCTCACCCCAGCCATTGATACAGGTAGCGCCTGGGTCTCTTCACTACCTCGCTGCCCTCCTGCTTGGACACAAAGGCTGTGGAGCAGAGGGGCAGGCATCAGGTGGCTCTGGGTTTGGGAGGATCAGGTGGGGAGCAGGCTGGCCTTCCTGATGGCCAGACAGGAGGTGGCAGGAGTGGGGGAATGAGACTGAGGGAACAGGGTGAGAGGGGAGGGTCCAGGAACCCATCAGGTCCATCCTCATACCTGCACCTTTGCTGGACTCTGCACCGCTGGGCTTCGCACCTGCAAAGGAAAGGGAGCCTGGCTCACCCCAGCTCATCCCCAGGGCCCTCATCCTCCTTCCCCTGTGTCTCGGGCAGCttgctcttccctcctctccctctgcaAGGGCAGAGCTGGGGCAAATGGATTGAGCCTGCAACAAGGTGGTTAGACTGCAAAGGGACTGCCAGCCAAAGGGGTGAGAAGAGGTGGGCCATGGTGCTTCCTCCTCTCAGCCCCCACTGCAATGCGGCCTGAGGGGAGGTGGGGGCACTCACCTGCCTGGCCAGCGATGCAAAGTGCGGCCAGGGCCAATAGGGCGAGGAGTGTGAGGGCTCTCATGGTGTCTCGGTGGCTGCGCTGGGCTGCTGCTCAGGACTCAGCTGGCCTGCCCCGCCAGCCTCCAGCACTGTTTATACCCTCTGGGCTATGCCCAGCGATGAGGAGGGGCATGCCTGACCATGGTGCGGGCGGGTCTAGGGGGAATCTGCCAGGGCTATTTGGGGGTCATCCGCCCCAGCTCCGTAGGCCAAACCCCAGAGGATATTGTGGTTGGGAGCTGCGGCTGCTGGGCCAGGGGCCCCTGGGAGTGATGGAGGGTGAGCCACAATCAGACTGCCCGGCTCTTGACACTGCCTCTGGCCCCTCTCTCAGGGGACAGCCCCAGACCCCTCAGCCCCAACTCACTCTTCCTCAGAGACCCCCAGCCTCAGGTTGAGCACTGGCTGAGCTCTAGGGGAGTCTAAAGAGGAAGCGGGGATCAGAGACCTAAAATAGGTTCAAGCAGAGCTGGGCTCCAGCTGTCTCACAGCCTGTGATTTCTACTGTCAGCCCCGTGGGCAGGAGCCAAACCCAGGGAGGGGATGCCTTGCAATGCCCTCGTTCACCCGGTGAGACACCAAAGGCAGCCTGCTGTGGGTGCAGCTCGACGGCTCAGGCCCTGCCCTGCGCATCCGGACAGGAGAAAGGGTCGGGCAGCACAAACGCCAAAAGCCAAAGCCAATGGAGGTGGGGCCGGGCAGGAGATGAGGTCAGCCGGTTGGTTTCTGGGACACGCCAGGTGGCTGTGACTGCCAGGTACACAGGCAcaaggaagggaggcaggcacTGAGGTGGGGACCCCCTTCCCTGTGTCCTTagcaggcagggaggcagggcctGTGAGGAGCACGGAGATGGAGTGTGCCTCCGCCCTCCTGGCCCCACGATTCTCCTCCTGACCCTGCAGCCTCCACAGTGTTAAACACCCTGGGGAGGGACCTGCCCTCCCGTAGTGCTCCGATAAGTAATAGGAAGGCCTATCCTCTACGGTACAGAACATCCCAGCCTGAAAACCCCATCCCACACCTGAGAGCCTCCACTGCCTCAGGTCAGCCCAGAGAGGGAGGACATGTCCTGGGACCTTCCCCTGTCTAACCTGTCTcctcactcacccacccaccaatCAGGGCTTGAGACCATCTGCCCAACCTGACAAGTAAACAAAGCACCCGATGGGGCAGGCCTGACAGAAGCGGGGCATTTGGATGCTTGAATGCCACAGCTCCATGGTGACAAGGTGGGCAGAGGGAGACTGAGCCAAGTGCCGTTTATGGGAGGGGGGTGGGAAGTGGGGACCACCTGATGCTTGCCTGTGTCCCCAGTGTGCCTCCAGCAGACCTCACCAAGGCTCTCACTAGGGAAAAGTTCTGCCCCCATACACGCCCAACCCCTTTCCCCCTCTGGTGGATCCGGGAAGCACCCATCCTGCCTTTGGCTGCCCTGGCTGAAGAAGAGTGAAGTGGAAGAAGCAAGAGAAACAAAGTGCCcgcgattctttttttttgagacggagtcttgctctgacgcccaggcaggagtgcaatggtgcgatctcggctcactgcaacctctgcctcccaggttcaagagattctcctgcctcagcctcttgagtagctgggattacaggcacacgccaccatgcctggctaattctgtattttttttttttttttttgagatggagtttcactcttgttgcccaggctggagtacagtggcgcaatcttggctgactgcaacctccgcctcccgggttcaagtgattctcctgcctcagcctcccgagtagctgggattacaggcacatgccaccatgcctggctaattttgtatttttagtagagacaggatttcaccatgttggccaggctggtctcgaactcctgacctcaggtgattcacccgcctcggcctcccaaagtgctgggatttcaagcatgagccactgcacccggccgtaaTGATTCTTGGAGGGTGCCAAGAGTGACATCTCCTTGGCAGCTCATCCTATCCACAGGGAACCCAGGGGTCCTGGTTTTTGTACAAGGGGCTCTGCTGCTCTCTGCACATGATGGTCTAGTAAGCCCCTTGCCAAACCACCCCAGCCTGGACGCTCCCAGAGGACCACGACTGAAGCCTTGACTGGAGCCAGTATTTGGGAGCCCAGGAGCAGGTCTTGGCCCAAGAGAGGCCAGGGCAGAGGAAGCATGCTCACAGATTACAGTGTAGTGAAGGAAGTTTATTTACGGATGTGGAGAGAACATGGTAAAGGCCCCTGGGCTGGCCAGCAAGGGGGCAATCAGTGGAGATTGAAAACAGATTCTCCAAGCCAGGCCCAGGGAAAAGGGCTGGGGAACCAGCAGGAGGGGGGCGGAGGGGCACAGCTGACCTGAACCTAGAGAAGAGAGAACATGGCCAAGAATTATCCAGGTAGAAGAAACAGAGGAATCTAAAGGGGGTGTATGTCCAACCCCAAGGGTGCCCCAAAGGCACAGTGGCAGTGAGGCTTGCTCTGGCCTAGTCCTCCAGCAAATTCCATCACTGCTGATGGACTGGGCACCATTTCAGCCGTTCTCAGAGGTAGCCCgcccaggccaggcatgctggACCACAGGCTCTTGACCTTGACTGCCCTCTGCTTCTGGGGCTGGCGGTCTCCTCACTCAGGCTCCCTCAGCACAGCAACCAGCTCCCTCTGTTCTCTGTGTAGAGCCTGAAATCAATGGGAGACAACAGACAAACTGGGATCTAAGAAAACCCAAATCCTTGCCCTCCACTGTCCCTGACTCCAGGCCTGGGGTTTCCCCCAGGACAATATGGATGGAGTCTGTGGCTAAGTCATGGGCCCTGCAGAGCATGTTAGGATGAAGGCACATCAGGAAGTCCCCACCATTCGGCAAGTATTTATAGCAAGCTGGGTTCTGTGACCACCTAGGCTGGGCATCCCCAGAGCAGAGCCCATCTTCAGCAAGGGTCCCCAAAGTGGCCCTTCAATCCTCTGACCTCAACAGAGCTTTCTAGCGAGAAACTTTCTTGAATTAAGTACACTTTCAGTTGAGTTACAGACATGGAAATTGCCCATGTCGAACAACGTGAGGGTCTGTAGCTGGAATGGGTGGGGCATGGCTTTAAGAGCAGGGGGCTTTGTTCCTCTTAGGATAGCACTGAATCTCAGAGCTGGTGAGGCCCTGGGATCATTATCTAGCCAATTTGGAAGCCAGGACCCAGAGACAGGAGTGACCCATGGCCTCATGGTGACTGAGTGGCGATGGTGGAGCAGCGCCTTGCCTGAGGACTCAGCAGGGGGCCCTGGGAGTGCCCAAGACACAACTCGGAGCTGTGCCCTGCAAGATGGCACCAGGCTTGGGGGGGTCCTTTGTCACCACCACTTTCGCGCCTGCTGCCCAGTCCCCCAGGCCAGTCTGTGATGTGGGGAGAGCAGAGGGAGTGGAGACAGTAGGGAGCAGAGCAGCTGCCGGCCTTCCACTTGTCACTGCCTCCCGGCCGGGGCCCTTCCCAAGCTGCAGCAGGGCCTTCAGGCTACAGCTAACTGGTATTGGGAAGAGAAGACCAGGGAGATCCAGGAGCCATAAATTTGGGGACCTGTATCCCTCAGGAATATGAGTGTTTGCCCCAGGAAGGGGGCTGTCAAGTGGCTATAAGTAGATGTACATTGGATACTGACATGAAGGATGGAGAGAGTTTGACAGAGATGCCGCCACTTGAGCCCTACTAGAAAGCTTCTCTTGGAAATGCACTTTGAGCCCATAGGAAAATCTGTCTCATTGTGGTGCAGCCAAGCTGCTACTGTGTCATCCAGCTTGATCATCGTCTTCTCCTTTCTTCACCCAATGTGGCCCCAAGTGATGTCGGGCCACTTTCAAAAGTTAAGTTCGCCCTCAAAGGACACACAATTGTGGCATGGAGGATATGTGTTAGATGTGTGAAGGCTCTACAAGTCATTCTAATATACACGTTATTTAAATATTGGGCAATGGCAGATAGTCAAAATAATCCTgagcacaaagaacaaagctggaggcatcacagtacctgacttcaaattgtacAAGGctctagtaaccaaaacagcatggtactgttataagaacagacacataaCCAATAGTATAACAGAATACagactcagaaataaatccatatactTATGGCCAACTGATTGTCGGCAAAGGTGACAAGAACAAACAGtgggtaatctcagcactttgggaagctgtggcaggtggatcacctggggccaggagttcaagaccagcctggccaacatggtgaaaccccgtctctactaaaaatacaaaattaaccaggcgtcgcagcaggtacctgtaatcccagctactcgggaggctgaggctgaagcaggagaatcacttgaacccaggaggcggaggttgcagtgaaccaagatcatgccactgcactccagcctgggcaacagagcaagactgtctcaaaaacaaagttgaaatagaacatttctggggccaggtgtggtggctcaagtctgtaatcccagcacgttgtgaggctgaggtgggtgaattgcttgagcccaggagtttgagaccagcctggccaacatggtgaaaccccatctctattaaaaatacaaaatttagctgggtgtggcagctcatgcctggaatcccagctactcaggaggctgaggcatgagaatggcttgaacctgggaagtggaggttgcagtgagctgagatcgtgccactgcactccagcctgggcaacagagtgagactctgtctaaaaaaaaaaaaaaaagacaaaaaataacatgctggtgaggatgcagagaaaagttgatctcataaaggtaaagagtagaatgatagttaacagaggctgggggaaagggtgggggatgaagagaggtaGTTTAATGGCATAAACATACAGTTAGGTAAAAGGTGTAAATTCTACTGTTCAACAGTAGTGTAaggtaactatagttaacaacaatgtactCCATATTGCAAAGTGGCTAAGAAGAGCCTTGTGCAGTGATgagcacatgtaatcccagctattcaggaggctgagacaggaagactgcttgaggccaggagttcgagactggcctgggcagtatagcgagacccccatctcagaacaaaaccaaaaccaaagtagtTAGAAGAGAGGTCTTGAATTgctcccaacacatagaaatgataaatactcaaagtGATGAACACctcaaataccctgacttgatcactgCACGTTCTATGCATGtagcaaaatatcacatgtacttcctaaatatgtaaaatatgatgtatcaattttaaaaaatactgtctcATCCTCTGTTCTTGTTCTCTTCCCATCCCCCTACCATATACCGGGTTTAGAATATATGTATCTATGTTGGGCAGTGGTCACATGGAGCAGTAGAACCAGCACCAGGTTTTAACTCCAAATCTGATGTGGAGGCGCTGTTACCTTGGGTGACTcacctgccctctctgggcctgggtCCTCACCTGCTCCATCAGGGGAACACATGCCTATGCCTGGTGGAGGATCTGGGGGAGACTGTCTGCTGAGGCTGGCAGAGGCTACTGCACACGCCCAAGGAGAGGTAATTCATGACTGTTCCCCAGGGGGCAAGCTCTCCTACCCCCTGTGGGGGTCCCCTGTGTTGGAATGGAGGAAGCCACCAATTTGCGGATCTCAGAGGGCCCattagagaaggaagaggaagaggcaggcTGGGACACTGACCTGCCAGGCCTGCTGCCGGGCCTGGACCTGTAGCTGCAGCtcctccacctgcctccgcccTGCCAGGACGGCATCTGCCAGCTGCTGGTTCTCGGCCTCCTGTTTCTGCACATGGCGCCGCAGGGTGTCCCGTTGCTGCAGGAAGTAGGGTGCCATAACACTGTGCAGATCCTTCTCTGGGATCCCGCTGGGGCGCCTGGAGGGCCACACGGGGCACAAGGAATGAAGGAGGCGGAAGGCCCTTGTGGAAGAGGGTTCAGCTTCCAAGCCCACACTCGGTGACATGCCCACCTTGTCCCAAGTTGGGCTGGCTTCCCAGGTCTCTCCCGTGGTCCCTCTCACCTCCCAAGACCTGTTCCTCGTAGGAATGCACACTTCCTTTCCCTGGGTTTCAATGCTTAGGGGTCCACCTCTCCCCCTTCTCACTTCAGCCCCTATCTTAGCCTTCCCGACCATACCCCAcattcccctcctttcctccacACACACTCCCCTATCCAGAACACTTCAGGGTGACTTTGTAGCCCCTGCCTCTGTCTTTGTGACCATGTGCCCGGCTGGTGCATCCAGTCCACCAGACTGTGAGCTTGAGAggttgggggtggctcctgaCAGAGGGCCCAGACTGTGGGAGGCCCCCATAAGTGTTGGCTGATCTGGGAAGATAAGGAAAGTCAAGTCTGAGGAGGCAAGATTACACAAGAGGTGGAAAGCACTGtgagttctttaaaaattctttttcaggccaggtgtggtggctcacgcctgtaatcccagcactttgggaggccaaggcaggcagatcacgaggtcaggagatcaagagcatcctggctaacatggtgaaaccccatctctactagaaatacaaaaaattagcccgggcatggtggtgggtgcctgtagtcccagctacttgggaggctgaggcaggagaatggcgtgaacccaggaggcagagcttgcagtgagccgagatcgtgccactgcactccagcctgagagacagagcaagactctgtctcaaaaaaaaaaaaaaaaaaaaaaaaaaaaaaattatttttcaatggctgagcgcggtggctcatgcctgtaatctcagcactttgggaggccaaggcaggtggatcacctgaggtccggtgtttgggaccagcctggccaacatggtgaaaccccatctctactaaaaatacaaaaattagccaggtgtggtggcaggtgctgtaatcccagctactcgggaggctgaggcaggagaatcgcttggacccgggaggctgaggttgcagtgagctgagatcgcaccattgtactctagcctggccTGGACaaatcagtgagactccatctcaaaaaaaaaaaaaaaattctttttcagttGTGAAACTTAATTCTCTTAAGTATTAAGGTCAcggagcatttttaaaaattggaaattacAAAAAAGATTTCTACTCCCTCTGGCCTAGGATTCTAAGGGAGGGAGGGTTGCAGGAGGCAGGGGCTCAGCTGCTCGGGTCTTGCTGGCCCCTGCTCTCCACGGCTCATCCCAGGCCCCACTTCTCCACCTTGCACTTGGTGTACCAGGTAGCTGGCTGCTGCTGAAATGTCAGCTCCAGGAGAGTAGATATttggtctgtcttgttcactgctaaGTTTCTGGCATCTAAAACAGTATCGAGGCTGGGCGCGagggctcacacctttaatcccagcactttgggaggccgaggcaggaggatcacctgaggtcaggagttcgagatcagcctggccaacatggtgaaaccccatctctactaaaaatacaaaaattagccaggcatggtggtgggcgcctgtaattccagctactcaagaggctgaggcaggagaattgcttgaactcaggaggtggaggttgcaatgagccaagatcacaccactgtactccaacctgggcaacagagcaagactctgtcttaaaaaaaatagaaaaaaaaaccaatattgatcatatagtaggtgctccctaacctgttgaatgaacaaatgtatAAAAACCAGTTGCCCCACCAGCCTCATCTACACCTGTAAGATGTACATGGTGATTCCAAACCTCACTATTctgcctcctcccactccccccacccaccctttCTCCCACAGGACCAACAGACCCTAAAATGAGCTCCCTCAGGAAGGCTTCTTCAGTCTGGCCTCAAACTACTTCCCTCCCTAATCCCCTCAACAACATGGCTTACCTGGGGCTCTCCTCCCCTGAAGGGAACTATGCGGTACAACAGTTTTCGGTTACTGTTTGGTGTCTGTCTGCTCTACTTGTCCCTGTCAAAAGGTTCCCTCTCAGGGGCAATAAGCCCAGAGTCTCATGGATATGGTGGATACAGGGTCagccttttaaaagttttttttagagacagggtctcactatattgcccaggctggttctgaactcttgaactcctggtctcaagtgatcctcccacctcagccccctgaataactgggattacaggcatgagtcaccactccCTGCTTGGGTCAGTCTTAAAGTCTCCTTCAAGAAGCTGAACTgtccaggcattgtggctcaagcttgtaatcccagcactttgggaggtcaaggtgggaggacagcttaaggccaggagtttgtgaccagcctggccaacacagtgagaccctgactctaggaaaaaaaaaaaaaagcttaattgCTGCCTCTTTCCTGTGCCTtctcacctccccaccccactctcaCCAGGCTGGCTCTTTGCGGACTTTGCCTTCTTCCACAATTTTATCCAAGGCATTCAAGACAGCTTCTAGGTTCCCCTCCTCTTTGATGTCAGAGATTTCCTCctgaagagaaaggaggaaagagctGTAATGACATGAGATGAGCTCATGGCAAAAATATGCTAAACTGCTGACAGCACTTGGTAAGATTTTGGCTAATTTCTGTTCTAGGTCTTTATGCTTTCCCTAACATTCCAacttttctacatgtggcttttataattaagaaaataggctgggcgtcgtggttcacgcctgtaatcccagcactttgggagggccgaggtgggtggatcacttgagaccaggagttcgagaccaggctggtaacacggtgaaaccctgtcgctactaaaaaaaaaaaaaaaaaaaattagctggatgtggtggcactcagctgtcatcccagctactcgggaggctgaggcacaagaatcacttgaacctgggaggcggaggttgtagtgaaccgagattgcgccactgcactatagcctgggcaacagaatgagactctgcctcaaaaaagcaaacaaaaataattaaggaaataaaatataaagtggggaaaatgttttatttatttatttttattttaaaaatctttttagctaggcgtggtggtgcacttcTACAGTTCCAGTGATTCTGGaatctgaggtaggaggattgcttgagcctaggaggcagaggctgcagtgagctgagatcacgccactgcactccagcctgagtgacagagccagaccctgtctcaaaaaaaaaaaaaaaaaggaagaaaaaaattaaaattttaggccACTGTACCGGCCTAAAgtgggaaatatttaaaaagagccTGTAGGCTGGTAGttcatgtaattccagcactttgggaagccaaggtgggaggatcgcttgagcccagagtttgaggctgcagggagctgtgattatgccgctgtactcaagcctgggtgacagagcaagatcctgacttaaaaaaaaaaagaccccatcAGCCTTTGCTGAGTTTACATGGTCTAGAGAGCAGGCAACATAAAACACATAATCACAATACAGGACAGTGAGCAAAGGCTGCATCTAAGATACCCGCATCATTTGGAGGGGAGTGACGATGGATGCTGCAGCCTGCTGGGCACCCAGGACAGCTCTAGGGGCTGAGGAGACAGAGGTGTAGAGGGTGGGGCCACTGCCCTCAGGGGACTGACAATCTGGAGACAGAACCCAAGTCAACAGCACCTGCCAGGCTTCCCGCCACTCACCCGGATAGATGTCTGCAACTGAGCTATAAACTTGTCATAGATTCGCTGTGTCATCTCAGGCTGCAACTGGTAGAAGCACTTATAGCAGTCAGTGAATCTCTGGTAGCTGGCGGGAAGGAGAGAAGCAAAGGTGGGGAGGGCCAAGCATGAGGCCGGCCATCAGCCTGCCTGGGTACCTCCGCTTCGCATTACAGGACTCTGAGCTCTGTCCACTTCATGGCCCTGGTTAAAGCCAGTGGATGCAAATCTCTCATCTAAGCACAAGTCACTGAGGATGGTTCAACCCCATCAATGCCCCATCAGCATCCTCACTCCTTCTTAGGAGAGCCCCAGGTGAGTTTAAGTGTTTATCTCTTGAAGATTACTCCTCACTCCTTCCACAGTTTCTAGCAAGCTCTCGGGTTAGGCTGATGGTGCTGGTCTggggaaccacactttgagagccTCTGGTCATTCTAGTGCCCTGAAGGACTTGGATTAGGACAGGGCATGTGACATCTGGGAGAGATTGGCTTACTCCTAAGAAGAGCCACATAGAAAGCAACTGATGCTCTCTCGGCAGGACATTACCATATCCAGGTGATGCTCTTTGGCAACCATGGCGCCCTGGCCTGAGGGCAGAGTTTACACCAACCTGCAGCCACTCTACTTTGGGGCTTCTTGTTACATGAGGTAATATATTTCTCTTATTGTTGGagcctgattttctttcctttttttttcttgaggcagtctcgctctgtcacccggctggagtgcagtggcgtgatcttggttcattgcaacctctgcctcctgggttcaagcgattctcctacctcagcctcccgagtagctgggattacaggcacccgccaccacgcctggctaatttttgtatttttagtagagatggggtttcaccatgttggccaggctggtcttgaactcctaacctcaggtgatccacccgcctcagcctcccaaagtgctaggattacaggtgtaatccaGCCTGAAGCctgattttctacttttctttttgagacaggatctcattccatcacccgggctggagtgcagtgacacaatcagagcccactgcaacctccaactccaactcctgggctcaagggatcctcttgcctcagcctcctgagtagctaggactacaggtgcacaccatcatgaccagctaaatctttttttttttttttttttttttttgagacggagtcttgctctgtcgcccaggctggagtgcagtggcgcgatctcggctcactgcaagctccgcctcccgcgttcacaccattctcctgcctcagcctcctgagtagctgggattacaggtgcccaccaccacgcccagctaatttttctgtatttttagtagagacgggggtttcaccgtgttagctaggatggtcttgatctcctgacctcgtgatccgcccatctcggcctcccaaagtgctggcattacaggcatgagccaccgtgcctgccatgaccagctaattcttttatttttatttttttgtagagtcacggtctcactgtgttgcccagactcgtctcaaaaaactcctgggctcaagcaatcctcctgcctcagcctcccaaagtgctgggagtctaggggtgagccatcatgcccagccaagccTGATTTTAAATCAGGTCTCTGCCACTAGCAGCTGAGAGCTCCTCACTGATAAATCCTTTGCAGCTGGAAGTATTCAACGGTATCCAGTATATTCCCAATGTCTCATTCCTCTTGGACAGAGAAACTCAAGTTAAATGAACTCTTTTGGCTgtttttctccctcccctttgtttcctccctctcccttgcctgtgtctctctgtccACTCTCTCAGGCCCTTCcccttcaacaaatattcactgagtgtCTGCTATATGCTGATCACCCACCAGGAACTGGGTATTCGAGGTGGATAAGACTGACACGGCCCTCCCAGAGCTTCCAGTAGAGAAGGAGAGATGGCAGAAATGCAGAAACTCACATGCAAGTGATAATCATCTCTTGTAGAGAgtggtttaaaagaaaaaggccagAGTTATAGGGCTAACAGTGTATCAACGATCTTCTTTAAATTGGGAGCGGGTGTGGTCAGATGAAGCAGTGTTTG
This genomic window contains:
- the BGLAP gene encoding osteocalcin precursor, with the translated sequence MRALTLLALLALAALCIAGQAGAKPSGAESSKGAAFVSKQEGSEVVKRPRRYLYQWLGAPVPYPDTLEPRREVCELNPDCDELADHIGFQEAYRRFYGPV
- the PMF1 gene encoding polyamine-modulated factor 1 isoform X5; the protein is MAEASTANLGSGCEEKRHEGSSSESVPPGTTISRVKLLDTMVDTFLQKLVAAGRRPSGIPEKDLHSVMAPYFLQQRDTLRRHVQKQEAENQQLADAVLAGRRQVEELQLQVQARQQAWQALHREQRELVAVLREPE
- the PMF1 gene encoding polyamine-modulated factor 1 isoform X1, with protein sequence MAEASTANLGSGCEEKRHEGSSSESVPPGTTISRVKLLDTMVDTFLQKLVAAGSSPLLHWDGSAGPRLPSGGQSVKQAFSWAACRLPQGRKEEISDIKEEGNLEAVLNALDKIVEEGKVRKEPAWRPSGIPEKDLHSVMAPYFLQQRDTLRRHVQKQEAENQQLADAVLAGRRQVEELQLQVQARQQAWQALHREQRELVAVLREPE
- the PMF1 gene encoding polyamine-modulated factor 1 isoform X2, with the protein product MAEASTANLGSGCEEKRHEGSSSESVPPGTTISRVKLLDTMVDTFLQKLVAAGSYQRFTDCYKCFYQLQPEMTQRIYDKFIAQLQTSIREEISDIKEEGNLEAVLNALDKIVEEGKVRKEPAWRPSGIPEKDLHSVMAPYFLQQRDTLRRHVQKQEAENQQLADAVLAGRRQVEELQLQVQARQQAWQALHREQRELVAVLREPE
- the PMF1 gene encoding polyamine-modulated factor 1 isoform X4 gives rise to the protein MGVMIIEPRLIESCSPLLHWDGSAGPRLPSGGQSVKQAFSWAACRLPQGRKEEISDIKEEGNLEAVLNALDKIVEEGKVRKEPAWRPSGIPEKDLHSVMAPYFLQQRDTLRRHVQKQEAENQQLADAVLAGRRQVEELQLQVQARQQAWQALHREQRELVAVLREPE
- the PMF1 gene encoding polyamine-modulated factor 1 isoform X3 translates to MAEASTANLGSGCEEKRHEGSSSESVPPGTTISRVKLLDTMVDTFLQKLVAAGSYQRFTDCYKCFYQLQPEMTQRIYDKFIAQLQTSIRAPQRDPREGSAQCYGTLLPAATGHPAAPCAETGGREPAAGRCRPGRAEAGGGAAATGPGPAAGLAGSTQRTEGAGCCAEGA
- the PMF1 gene encoding polyamine-modulated factor 1 isoform X7, producing the protein MAEASTANLGSGCEEKRHEGSSSESVPPGTTISRVKLLDTMVDTFLQKLVAAGSYQRFTDCYKCFYQLQPEMTQRIYDKFIAQLQTSIREEISDIKEEGNLEAVLNALDKIVEEGKVRKEPACNGTPCGAMCRNRRPRTSSWQMPSWQGGGRWRSCSYRSRPGSRPGRLYTENRGSWLLC
- the PMF1 gene encoding polyamine-modulated factor 1 isoform X6 — protein: MAEASTANLGSGCEEKRHEGSSSESVPPGTTISRVKLLDTMVDTFLQKLVAAGSSPLLHWDGSAGPRLPSGGQSVKQAFSWAACRLPQGRKEEISDIKEEGNLEAVLNALDKIVEEGKVRKEPACNGTPCGAMCRNRRPRTSSWQMPSWQGGGRWRSCSYRSRPGSRPGRLYTENRGSWLLC